In Stegostoma tigrinum isolate sSteTig4 chromosome 12, sSteTig4.hap1, whole genome shotgun sequence, the following proteins share a genomic window:
- the dnajc28 gene encoding dnaJ homolog subfamily C member 28 produces the protein MLTAKRSCAVTCRGSVRMLSGYKTIRESLRDCYRLLNVQENCSHHEVKEAYLKLVKLHHPDSGSGADPRKFIQVKEAYKAVVRHIAEKRKTQSDERSDDEEEQSKYIAPQHRQYLSFEGIGIGTPSQREKQYRKFRMNRATEQVLDYRKQKLQDQDLENTMMVKDVRQSQKIKITQAVERLVEDLIQESMAKGEFDNLSGKGKPLQKFSQYPYIDPMTHNLNRILIENGYQPEWIVQQKEINQTISKLRSDMVGYRRKLGESLTLYNQKQWNLKCEQFRDDIKQLNKMVDRFNLIVPLLNRQMLHFNPEKELAIILKEYSVVLEASKATSEVMEKSAERNGTRGHGKNSLFSWIKLFLK, from the coding sequence ATGCTAACAGCGAAGAGAAGTTGTGCTGTCACCTGTCGTGGAAGTGTTAGAATGCTTTCGGGTTACAAGACCATTAGAGAGAGCCTCCGAGACTGCTACCGCCTGCTGAATGTACAGGAGAACTGTAGCCACCATGAAGTGAAGGAAGCTTACCTCAAACTGGTAAAGTTGCACCATCCAGACAGTGGTTCTGGGGCAGATCCTCGAAAATTCATCCAGGTGAAAGAAGCTTACAAGGCCGTGGTCAGACATATAGCTGAGAAAAGAAAGACACAGTCTGATGAAAGATCAGATGACGAGGAAGAGCAATCCAAATACATAGCACCTCAGCATAGACAGTACCTTAGCTTCGAAGGCATTGGCATCGGGACACCAAGTCAACGAGAGAAACAGTACAGAAAATTCCGGATGAACCGTGCAACAGAGCAGGTGCTGGACTACAGAAAGCAGAAGCTGCAAGACCAGGATCTTGAGAACACTATGATGGTGAAAGATGTCCGGCAGAGCCAGAAGATAAAGATAACCCAAGCGGTGGAACGGTTGGTGGAAGATCTCATCCAAGAATCAATGGCCAAAGGTGAATTTGACAATCTAAGTGGTAAAGGCAAGCCACTGCAAAAATTTTCACAGTATCCGTACATTGATCCCATGACTCATAACCTGAACAGGATACTCATAGAAAATGGATATCAACCAGAATGGATTGTTCAGCAGAAAGAAATAAATCAAACCATAAGCAAGCTCAGAAGTGATATGGTGGGGTATCGAAGAAAGCTTGGTGAGTCTCTCACCCTCTACAACCAGAAACAGTGGAATCTGAAATGTGAGCAATTCAGAGACGATATTAAGCAACTTAATAAAATGGTAGATCGTTTCAATTTAATTGTCCCGCTACTAAACAGGCAGATGCTGCACTTTAATCCAGAGAAGGAGCTTGCTATCATACTGAAGGAATACAGCGTGGTATTGGAAGCGAGCAAGGCCACTTCAGAGGTTATGGAAAAATCAGCTGAGAGAAATGGTACACGAGGACATGGGAAAAACAGCCTGTTTTCTTGGATCAAACTTTTTCTGAAATAA